A genomic region of Oceaniferula marina contains the following coding sequences:
- a CDS encoding succinate dehydrogenase/fumarate reductase iron-sulfur subunit has protein sequence MSKLNLTLKVWRQKNANEEGHIETYDAKDIPIEASFLEMLDIVNERILNDGGEPIHFDHDCREGICGQCSLTVNGIPHSKERGITVCQLHMRKFKSGDTIWIEPWRAKAFPLLRDLMVDRSAFDRIIAAGGYIDVRTGSAQDANNLPIAKTKADASMDAAACIGCGACVAACKNASAMLFVSAKAAHLNLLPQGSPEKDRRVLGMVRQMDAEGFGNCTNLYECEAVCPKEISAENIARLNRDYAMAVTREALA, from the coding sequence ATGTCCAAACTGAATCTCACTCTCAAAGTCTGGCGTCAGAAAAACGCAAACGAAGAAGGGCACATCGAGACCTACGATGCCAAGGATATCCCGATCGAGGCATCCTTTCTGGAAATGCTCGACATCGTCAATGAACGTATTCTCAACGACGGCGGCGAACCCATTCACTTCGACCACGATTGCCGTGAAGGTATTTGCGGGCAATGCTCACTTACAGTCAATGGCATCCCCCACTCCAAGGAGCGAGGCATCACCGTTTGCCAGCTTCACATGCGGAAGTTTAAATCCGGTGATACCATTTGGATCGAGCCATGGCGCGCCAAGGCCTTCCCATTGCTGCGTGACCTGATGGTTGATCGGTCTGCTTTTGACCGCATCATCGCAGCCGGTGGCTACATCGACGTGCGCACCGGTTCGGCCCAGGATGCCAACAACCTGCCTATTGCTAAAACCAAAGCGGATGCCTCCATGGATGCCGCGGCATGTATCGGTTGCGGTGCCTGCGTGGCAGCCTGTAAGAATGCAAGTGCTATGCTGTTTGTTTCTGCGAAAGCTGCACACCTCAATTTGCTGCCACAAGGGTCTCCTGAGAAGGATAGACGCGTGCTCGGCATGGTGCGTCAGATGGACGCTGAAGGATTTGGTAACTGCACCAACCTTTACGAATGTGAAGCGGTCTGTCCTAAAGAGATCAGCGCTGAAAACATCGCACGTCTCAACCGCGATTACGCCATGGCTGTGACGCGCGAGGCTCTTGCCTAA
- a CDS encoding RluA family pseudouridine synthase, producing the protein MKIQVDCREPQRIDQFLASKLPELSRSRIQSLLKSGDILLNGSKSKAKQSVSDGDLIVVEVPEPEPAEAQAQEIPLDVLYEDDDIIVINKAHGMVVHPAAGNADGTLVNALLHHCHGQLAGIGGVERPGIVHRLDKDTSGCIVCAKNDKAHQSLVGQFAERNTEKQYLTVVQSPPTQPEGHIFTHIGRHPVNRMKMAVCNPGSGKTAITDYKVLYQAPDNTCLVLCDLHTGRTHQIRVHMGHLGTPILGDPIYAKPARQVCQPGRLMLHAWKLSLDHPRTSERLAFLAPVPEAYRPWTQACELGLE; encoded by the coding sequence GTGAAGATCCAGGTTGATTGTAGAGAACCACAGCGAATCGACCAATTTCTGGCGTCGAAACTGCCCGAGCTTTCCCGGTCGAGAATTCAATCCCTCTTAAAATCAGGGGATATTCTACTCAATGGAAGCAAAAGCAAAGCTAAGCAATCGGTCAGTGATGGGGATCTGATTGTGGTGGAGGTGCCCGAACCCGAACCCGCAGAGGCTCAAGCACAGGAAATCCCACTCGATGTTCTCTATGAGGATGACGATATCATTGTCATCAATAAAGCTCACGGAATGGTCGTTCATCCTGCCGCAGGCAATGCAGACGGAACACTCGTCAATGCTCTGCTCCATCATTGCCATGGCCAATTAGCAGGCATCGGCGGCGTGGAACGCCCCGGTATCGTTCACCGGCTCGACAAGGACACCTCCGGCTGCATTGTTTGTGCTAAAAACGACAAAGCACACCAGTCCTTGGTCGGTCAATTCGCAGAACGCAACACAGAAAAACAATACCTCACCGTAGTACAAAGCCCACCCACCCAGCCGGAGGGCCACATCTTCACCCATATAGGCAGGCATCCGGTCAACCGCATGAAAATGGCGGTATGCAACCCAGGCTCAGGCAAAACGGCCATCACCGATTACAAGGTGCTTTACCAGGCACCGGACAATACCTGCCTCGTTCTCTGTGACCTCCACACCGGCCGAACCCACCAGATCCGAGTGCATATGGGCCACTTGGGCACGCCTATCCTGGGAGACCCCATCTACGCAAAACCAGCAAGGCAGGTATGCCAACCAGGAAGGTTGATGCTGCATGCCTGGAAGTTATCGCTCGATCACCCACGGACATCTGAGCGCCTGGCTTTTCTGGCACCTGTCCCCGAGGCCTATCGTCCCTGGACCCAGGCATGTGAGCTCGGTCTCGAATAA
- a CDS encoding DUF4955 domain-containing protein — protein sequence MNASHFFYLSALGGILSSTPISKAETSRCDCEAVHQVSPTWSAYQKAKQSGKPTPLIDYSYVGYRRGEVPIPDVKGRTFDVTQYGATPNDGKSDKIAIQKAIDAASKAGGGIIYFPRGRFLINEPGDDQNAIIRVQSSRIILRGSGSGAGGTELFMRHALEAKDPDKMWTTPYMIQVSAPWRKSKQLGKLVQPSPVDSLKIQMDTPDRLQAGDWVGIRRRDNSKSAIASALAPYKPRAEWKKIMEGGVQIREYHQVKSVQQSQVTLRAPLHYAVNPDEGWTVEQWSPIVGVGIEDIAFVGNWHEKFVHHQSALHDGGWSLLSFSHVANGWVRRCRFTDSNNALSLNNSAHITVSEILLDGNKGHAAVAFRNSSHCLGALIDDRASQHHACGVGGMSSGNVFWRIRYPSDTSFEAHASQPRHTLFDRVTGGFIDGRWGGAVQSQPNHLEGAVFWNYHNTSQDKKAPYEFVKTNKKYGQIIMPHVIGFHGGLVNFVPEQTSTLESLGKPVSPESLYEAQLQLRLRNTPKWLKALKKKE from the coding sequence ATGAATGCTTCTCATTTCTTTTATTTGTCCGCATTGGGGGGCATCTTGAGCTCGACTCCCATCTCAAAGGCTGAGACGAGTCGTTGTGATTGTGAAGCGGTGCATCAAGTAAGCCCTACGTGGAGTGCGTATCAGAAGGCCAAACAATCCGGCAAACCAACCCCGCTGATTGATTATTCCTATGTGGGATACCGACGAGGGGAGGTCCCTATCCCGGACGTCAAAGGGCGCACCTTTGATGTGACCCAGTATGGTGCCACCCCCAATGATGGGAAATCGGATAAGATCGCTATTCAGAAAGCCATTGATGCCGCGAGCAAGGCAGGAGGGGGGATTATTTATTTTCCGCGTGGTCGCTTTCTTATCAATGAACCAGGCGACGATCAGAACGCAATTATCAGGGTTCAGTCGAGTCGTATCATACTGCGTGGTTCCGGATCGGGAGCAGGCGGCACTGAGTTGTTTATGCGGCACGCTCTCGAAGCCAAGGATCCTGATAAAATGTGGACCACTCCCTACATGATCCAAGTGTCGGCTCCATGGAGAAAATCAAAGCAGCTCGGGAAGTTGGTTCAGCCCTCACCAGTAGACAGCTTGAAGATCCAGATGGATACTCCGGATCGACTTCAAGCTGGTGATTGGGTTGGAATTCGACGCAGGGACAACTCTAAATCGGCGATAGCGAGTGCTTTGGCCCCCTACAAACCCAGGGCCGAATGGAAAAAGATCATGGAAGGGGGTGTTCAAATCCGTGAATACCACCAAGTCAAGTCAGTGCAGCAATCACAAGTGACCTTGAGAGCCCCATTACACTACGCTGTTAACCCTGATGAGGGGTGGACCGTGGAACAGTGGTCTCCCATTGTGGGCGTGGGTATCGAGGATATTGCGTTTGTCGGAAATTGGCATGAAAAATTTGTCCATCATCAATCGGCCTTGCATGATGGTGGCTGGAGCTTGCTGTCATTTTCTCATGTGGCCAATGGCTGGGTCCGAAGGTGCAGATTCACGGATAGCAATAATGCCTTATCATTGAATAACAGCGCGCATATCACAGTGTCCGAGATCCTGCTGGACGGCAACAAGGGGCACGCTGCTGTTGCCTTTCGTAATAGTTCCCACTGCTTAGGAGCGTTGATCGATGACCGGGCAAGCCAGCATCACGCCTGTGGTGTCGGGGGAATGAGTTCAGGCAATGTTTTTTGGCGGATTCGATATCCGTCGGACACCAGTTTCGAAGCGCATGCCTCACAACCCCGTCACACCTTGTTTGATCGTGTGACCGGAGGTTTTATAGATGGCCGTTGGGGTGGTGCCGTTCAAAGCCAGCCAAACCATCTGGAGGGGGCTGTTTTTTGGAATTACCACAATACCAGCCAAGATAAAAAAGCCCCCTATGAGTTTGTCAAAACCAACAAAAAATACGGGCAGATCATCATGCCTCACGTCATTGGTTTCCACGGTGGCTTGGTGAATTTTGTGCCCGAACAAACATCAACTCTGGAATCATTGGGAAAACCCGTCAGCCCTGAATCGCTTTACGAAGCGCAATTGCAACTGCGCTTGCGAAATACCCCCAAGTGGCTCAAGGCCCTGAAGAAGAAAGAATAA
- a CDS encoding sulfatase-like hydrolase/transferase — protein sequence MKLLIALSSILFALQVMAADKPNVILIMADDLGYADLSCYGSQLIETPVLDKLATGGVRCTDFHSNGAVCSPTRAALITGRYQQRSGVTGVITAKSHRHAGLATNEWTVAEAMKSLGYRTAMFGKWHLGYQAKFNPVKQGFDEFRGFVSGNVDYHRHIDQEGYADWWVQDELKDEPGYITDLISQHGVDFIKRNKDRPFFLMLTHGAPHYPLQGRKTPGHRVVGKPHGKQPRQVLENPQAIYKEMVEVMDEGIGKLVTELERLQIRKNTLIVFCSDNGPARSGSAGVLKGKKGSIWEGGHRVCGIFNWPEHLEQGQTCHQTMMTMDLFPTFVSLAGGKVEDKRELDGVDILPALQGKPLAPRTLFWSTGRGVAVRQGDFKLVLDKKKVLLYNLKQDVGEQSDLSKTKPEQTQKLLSLLKDWKRDVAQDSSSKMKPK from the coding sequence ATGAAGTTGTTGATTGCTCTTAGCTCGATACTATTCGCATTGCAGGTCATGGCGGCGGACAAGCCTAACGTGATTTTAATCATGGCTGATGATTTGGGCTATGCTGATTTATCTTGTTATGGTTCCCAATTGATTGAGACCCCGGTATTGGACAAGTTGGCAACCGGCGGGGTGAGGTGCACTGATTTCCATTCGAATGGTGCGGTTTGTTCTCCCACGCGGGCCGCTTTGATCACAGGAAGATATCAACAACGGAGTGGTGTTACGGGTGTGATCACAGCAAAGAGCCATCGACATGCCGGCCTTGCCACCAATGAGTGGACGGTGGCTGAAGCTATGAAGTCGTTGGGTTATCGCACAGCCATGTTTGGTAAGTGGCATTTGGGTTATCAAGCCAAGTTTAACCCGGTGAAACAAGGCTTCGATGAATTTAGAGGCTTCGTCTCCGGCAATGTGGATTACCACCGTCATATTGATCAAGAAGGGTATGCTGACTGGTGGGTGCAGGATGAACTCAAAGACGAACCCGGATATATCACCGACCTCATTTCACAACATGGGGTCGACTTCATTAAACGAAATAAAGACCGTCCGTTTTTCCTTATGCTGACACATGGAGCTCCGCATTATCCCTTGCAGGGGAGAAAGACTCCGGGACACCGTGTTGTTGGGAAACCCCATGGCAAACAACCTCGACAGGTATTGGAAAATCCCCAAGCCATATATAAAGAAATGGTGGAGGTGATGGACGAGGGCATTGGCAAACTGGTAACCGAGCTTGAGCGTCTGCAAATTAGGAAGAACACATTGATCGTCTTCTGCTCCGATAACGGCCCAGCGCGTTCGGGGTCTGCCGGGGTGTTAAAAGGTAAAAAGGGAAGCATATGGGAAGGTGGCCATCGCGTCTGCGGAATCTTCAATTGGCCGGAACACCTGGAACAGGGGCAAACTTGCCACCAAACCATGATGACGATGGACTTGTTTCCCACGTTCGTTTCTCTCGCTGGAGGGAAGGTTGAAGATAAACGTGAACTCGACGGTGTTGATATTCTTCCCGCTCTGCAGGGTAAGCCGTTGGCTCCTCGAACCTTGTTCTGGAGCACGGGGCGAGGGGTTGCCGTTCGGCAGGGGGATTTCAAGCTGGTGTTAGACAAGAAAAAAGTTTTGCTCTACAACCTCAAACAAGATGTGGGTGAGCAATCCGATCTATCAAAAACGAAGCCAGAACAAACTCAAAAACTATTGTCCCTGCTGAAGGATTGGAAGCGTGACGTTGCTCAAGATTCAAGCTCCAAGATGAAACCAAAGTAA
- a CDS encoding sulfatase-like hydrolase/transferase, whose product MRFFYSLLLVLLLGCPLLFAGKTPNLIFILIDDAGYDDFGFTGCQDWETPQIDRIATQGVRFDHAYVTASICAPSRAGLISGRYQQSFGFEENLTGGLTEPIAPEQFGLPRNVPTLGSLLQKKGYVTSVFGKWHLGEHDHFHPNNRGFDHFVGFLGGHRSFWPLEKPNQAFNLMNNREVVKTPEYLTDHLGKEAARFVRNNKEKPFFIYLAYNAVHSPLHARDEDLKALSSIEDKKRRVLGAMTIALDRSIGYVLDEIKQQGLEENTLIVFSNDNGGATYLKTNNGGFRGRKGSLWEGGIRVPYSLHWKGKVKPSVSNVPVNTLDISYTFCKQAGYSEDELQALKFSGRDLLNIDEAKGDTVPLFWRRGNTSAVRYGDWKLICFNNQPKFLFNLKSDQTEQLNLLKQHPEKATELEPLLRTWDASLPEPLWTKKYSKRNDQFMMRYWDQK is encoded by the coding sequence ATGCGCTTCTTCTATTCTCTTTTGCTTGTTTTGTTGTTGGGGTGCCCGCTGCTCTTCGCTGGAAAAACTCCCAACCTTATATTCATTCTGATCGATGATGCGGGTTATGATGACTTTGGCTTTACTGGTTGTCAGGATTGGGAGACTCCTCAAATTGATCGTATTGCCACTCAGGGAGTGCGCTTCGACCATGCCTATGTGACGGCTTCAATTTGTGCTCCTTCCAGAGCGGGACTCATTAGCGGTCGGTATCAGCAGTCGTTTGGGTTTGAAGAAAATCTGACAGGAGGGTTAACGGAGCCGATCGCTCCGGAGCAATTTGGTCTACCGCGTAATGTGCCTACGCTAGGGAGTTTGTTGCAAAAAAAAGGGTATGTTACTTCGGTGTTTGGTAAATGGCATCTTGGTGAGCATGATCATTTTCATCCGAATAATCGAGGGTTTGATCACTTTGTTGGTTTTCTCGGAGGGCATCGTAGCTTCTGGCCATTGGAAAAACCGAACCAAGCATTCAATTTGATGAACAACAGGGAAGTTGTAAAGACTCCTGAATATCTCACAGATCACCTTGGGAAAGAGGCCGCACGTTTTGTCAGAAACAACAAAGAGAAGCCGTTTTTTATTTATCTGGCATATAACGCCGTTCACTCACCCCTCCACGCCAGAGACGAAGATCTGAAAGCCCTGTCTTCGATAGAAGATAAAAAACGACGGGTCTTAGGCGCTATGACGATTGCTTTGGACCGTTCCATTGGCTATGTGCTGGATGAAATCAAACAGCAAGGACTGGAAGAAAACACTTTGATTGTGTTTAGCAATGACAACGGTGGGGCTACCTACCTCAAAACAAACAATGGGGGGTTCCGTGGGCGAAAGGGTTCTCTATGGGAAGGTGGAATCAGAGTGCCTTATTCCCTGCATTGGAAAGGTAAAGTCAAACCCTCCGTTTCGAATGTCCCTGTGAATACTTTGGATATTAGCTATACCTTTTGTAAACAAGCTGGATATTCCGAGGATGAACTCCAAGCATTGAAGTTCTCAGGCAGGGATTTGTTGAACATAGATGAAGCGAAAGGTGATACGGTTCCCTTGTTCTGGCGGCGAGGCAATACATCGGCCGTTCGTTATGGTGACTGGAAGTTGATTTGCTTCAATAATCAGCCGAAGTTTTTGTTCAATCTCAAGTCAGACCAGACCGAACAGTTGAACCTGCTGAAGCAACACCCGGAAAAAGCAACTGAACTTGAACCCTTGCTTCGGACCTGGGACGCGTCATTGCCTGAGCCATTGTGGACGAAAAAATATTCCAAGCGCAATGACCAGTTTATGATGCGCTATTGGGATCAAAAGTAA
- a CDS encoding sialidase family protein — protein sequence MVTHRLLYPLLFITCASGPLYAGAEDFSRFKQGDFTSLKSPLGHFKAKSGAASINSKSADQTPGSLRINGGSKREVVLELASSLQKPLLYLQFNGERWTGANPFSFSIEGKQANKWKKVYHGDKLPLRQLDKTIHVDLKGESFSAFRFSATTKKDSGVLLDNLQIVPDGDMEIKGLTAQQLQIPSLIRGGKTPLLSFNLSTEGSKKADTIQEVVISTDGTSALGDIQSYTLYLGKNGASDVEGALEVGKHAAAKKLVFNFQQELRSGANRYFLVPELSGTADLSHRVVATLASVQLAKAGVLRPSDKGEPTRQRIGYNVAHSGDVVVRTDGSSMECKRMRIPGMVTSNEGSLLAVYDLRWKQNGDLPGDIDVGLSRSTDGGKTWEAPRPVLDMGEWLGQPENKNGVGDPAILVDRKTGHIYITGLVAHGLSSGWYWGKSKPGMDPKDTGQVVIVKSEDDGKTWSKPRNLTPEIKNPEWQLMLQGPGAGITTRDGTLVFAFQYKENLGTASKPRYSARSSILYSKDHGETWTVAPGVDYPQETTEAQVVELNDGSLMLNCRISAGGRAVFTTSDLGKTWKQHPTSGRGTFNMSGCMASILRYSSTKDGDKQDILLFSGPADGGKKRRSHMSIRYSLDEGETWSDPYLLDEIGGAYSCLSLVHDGDRKDIGIIYEGSQSNMTFERLTLDELMGKTGSQ from the coding sequence ATGGTTACACACAGATTACTTTACCCTCTGCTTTTCATCACATGCGCGTCTGGCCCCTTGTATGCTGGGGCTGAAGATTTCAGTCGATTCAAGCAAGGCGATTTTACTTCGTTAAAGAGTCCTTTGGGGCATTTTAAGGCGAAGTCGGGAGCTGCATCCATTAACAGCAAATCTGCAGATCAAACTCCAGGTTCTCTGAGAATCAATGGAGGAAGCAAACGGGAGGTTGTTCTGGAATTGGCCTCATCCCTGCAAAAGCCTTTACTTTACCTTCAATTCAATGGGGAGCGGTGGACCGGAGCGAACCCTTTTTCTTTTTCAATTGAAGGCAAACAGGCAAACAAATGGAAAAAGGTCTATCACGGTGATAAGCTGCCATTGCGCCAACTTGACAAAACTATCCATGTCGATTTGAAGGGGGAGAGCTTCAGTGCCTTCCGCTTTTCAGCAACAACAAAAAAAGACAGTGGTGTCTTGCTCGATAATCTTCAGATTGTACCTGATGGTGACATGGAGATCAAAGGATTGACTGCACAGCAATTGCAGATCCCTTCACTGATCCGTGGTGGTAAGACTCCATTGCTTAGCTTTAACCTTTCAACTGAAGGCAGTAAAAAAGCAGACACCATTCAAGAGGTCGTCATTAGCACGGATGGAACCAGTGCTTTGGGAGATATCCAGTCCTACACGCTCTACCTTGGCAAGAACGGGGCTAGCGATGTTGAAGGAGCTCTTGAGGTAGGTAAGCATGCTGCGGCTAAAAAGTTGGTATTCAATTTTCAACAAGAACTTCGGAGTGGAGCCAACCGCTATTTTCTGGTGCCTGAGTTAAGTGGGACGGCAGACCTATCACATCGAGTCGTCGCAACCCTCGCTTCTGTTCAGTTGGCCAAGGCTGGAGTGTTAAGACCTAGCGACAAAGGGGAGCCGACCCGTCAACGTATTGGATATAATGTCGCCCATAGTGGTGATGTTGTGGTCCGCACAGATGGATCAAGTATGGAATGTAAGCGGATGCGTATTCCCGGCATGGTGACAAGCAATGAAGGCTCTTTGCTCGCCGTGTATGATTTGCGTTGGAAACAAAATGGTGATCTTCCCGGAGACATTGATGTTGGCCTGTCTCGCTCCACCGACGGAGGTAAAACTTGGGAAGCTCCTCGACCAGTGCTCGATATGGGAGAGTGGTTAGGCCAACCTGAAAATAAAAATGGGGTGGGTGACCCCGCTATCTTGGTCGACCGCAAAACCGGACACATTTACATTACGGGGCTTGTTGCCCATGGACTCAGCAGTGGTTGGTATTGGGGGAAGTCCAAACCTGGAATGGACCCCAAGGACACCGGGCAAGTCGTGATTGTCAAATCCGAAGACGATGGAAAAACCTGGTCAAAACCTCGCAACCTCACCCCGGAAATCAAGAACCCTGAGTGGCAATTAATGCTCCAGGGGCCGGGTGCCGGGATCACCACGCGCGATGGCACGCTCGTCTTTGCTTTTCAATACAAAGAAAATCTGGGCACTGCATCGAAGCCACGCTACTCGGCCCGGTCCTCGATCTTGTATAGCAAGGACCATGGGGAAACATGGACGGTGGCTCCCGGTGTGGATTATCCTCAGGAAACAACGGAAGCGCAGGTCGTTGAGTTGAACGATGGTTCGTTGATGCTCAACTGCCGTATTTCTGCTGGTGGTCGAGCCGTCTTCACGACCTCGGACCTCGGTAAAACCTGGAAGCAACACCCGACCTCGGGACGAGGCACGTTCAATATGTCAGGCTGTATGGCATCGATTCTACGTTATTCATCTACCAAGGATGGTGATAAACAAGACATCCTGCTCTTTTCCGGCCCCGCTGACGGAGGTAAAAAGAGACGCTCTCATATGTCCATTCGTTACAGCCTTGATGAAGGAGAGACATGGTCGGACCCGTATTTATTGGATGAGATTGGAGGGGCGTATTCATGCCTTTCACTGGTTCATGATGGTGATCGCAAAGATATCGGAATCATCTATGAAGGAAGCCAATCCAATATGACCTTCGAACGCCTCACTCTGGATGAGTTGATGGGCAAGACGGGGAGTCAATAA
- a CDS encoding sialate O-acetylesterase, with product MKWLLQKACLTLGVLTLCMPGVQAKHIKVFILTGQSNSLGTTANKTDTDPENLPASELDARIPFFWSNRSTTAADGPAAIIGDSGGKILTMRKQQGQGRNPSFWGPEVAFCRGLYENGGRDFLLIKASRGGGGNGYWLKGKQMYQHVLDTVQAAVAQLEKHGHTYEIVAMLYLQGESNSATEAKLAGERLGDLIDELKKDLPHARSMLTVVGGIAASGERRDLTRRLQKELADRRDDTTHFSTMDLQSHLYDRLHFDKKAKLEIGKRFYMHFVALQEKKGRRQGEAKR from the coding sequence ATGAAATGGTTGCTTCAAAAAGCATGCCTTACTCTGGGTGTTCTGACTCTCTGTATGCCTGGCGTGCAGGCAAAACACATAAAGGTATTTATCCTTACCGGGCAGTCTAACTCACTGGGAACCACGGCCAACAAAACCGACACGGATCCGGAGAATCTTCCCGCATCGGAACTCGATGCCCGGATCCCTTTTTTCTGGAGCAATCGCTCGACAACGGCTGCGGACGGGCCGGCTGCCATCATCGGTGACTCAGGAGGTAAAATTCTCACCATGCGAAAACAACAGGGGCAGGGGCGTAACCCCTCGTTTTGGGGGCCGGAAGTGGCTTTTTGTCGTGGGCTCTATGAGAACGGAGGTCGCGATTTTCTTTTGATCAAGGCTAGCCGCGGTGGTGGAGGTAATGGCTATTGGCTTAAAGGAAAGCAGATGTATCAACATGTTCTGGATACGGTGCAGGCGGCTGTAGCCCAATTGGAAAAACATGGTCACACTTATGAGATTGTTGCCATGCTCTATCTTCAGGGGGAGAGCAATTCTGCGACCGAGGCCAAGCTGGCTGGGGAACGCCTGGGGGATTTGATTGATGAGCTCAAAAAAGATCTACCACATGCCCGGTCCATGCTGACGGTTGTTGGAGGGATTGCCGCAAGTGGAGAACGGCGGGATTTGACTCGAAGATTGCAAAAAGAATTGGCTGATAGGCGTGATGACACCACGCATTTTTCAACCATGGATTTGCAGAGCCACTTATATGACCGGCTTCATTTTGACAAAAAGGCCAAACTGGAAATTGGCAAGCGCTTCTACATGCATTTCGTGGCGTTACAGGAAAAGAAGGGGCGTCGGCAGGGAGAGGCAAAGCGATAA
- a CDS encoding lactoylglutathione lyase family protein, translated as MATKLPYPRTFSHIGLSVPDLEQAVQFYTEVLGWYVIMPPTVINSDDSAIGIMCDDVFGKGWNSFKIAHLSTGDKLGVELFEFENAEAPENNFEYWKTGIFHFCVQDPDIEGLANKIVAHGGKQRMPIREYYPGEKPYRMVYCEDPFGNLIELYTHSYELTYSAGAYQDG; from the coding sequence ATGGCTACTAAACTACCCTATCCTCGAACCTTTTCACATATTGGTCTCTCCGTGCCTGATCTCGAGCAGGCGGTTCAATTTTATACAGAAGTCCTCGGTTGGTATGTCATCATGCCCCCCACTGTGATTAACTCGGATGATTCAGCCATCGGCATCATGTGTGACGATGTTTTTGGCAAAGGCTGGAACTCCTTCAAAATTGCCCATTTATCGACCGGAGACAAACTAGGGGTAGAGCTTTTCGAGTTTGAAAATGCAGAGGCTCCCGAGAATAACTTTGAATATTGGAAAACCGGCATTTTCCATTTCTGTGTGCAAGACCCGGATATCGAGGGGCTTGCCAACAAAATCGTGGCCCATGGAGGCAAGCAACGCATGCCTATCCGAGAATACTACCCAGGAGAAAAACCCTATCGCATGGTTTACTGCGAAGACCCCTTCGGTAACCTCATCGAACTCTACACCCATAGCTACGAGCTCACCTACTCTGCTGGCGCATATCAGGATGGTTAA
- the scpB gene encoding SMC-Scp complex subunit ScpB, which produces MELAAIIEALLIASEEPLPSSELARLIRARVAEAEDTLATEIEDGAAAEGSTLPEELAKLANVDENAITASIVQLNHSYETSGRAFLCSERAKGWKIYTRPEYADFVRHLFPGRKPSRLSGPAMETLAIIAYRQPVTKASLEAVRGVSCDGMLQKLLDRELVKVGGRAELPGRPLLYETTDLFFEHFGIKSVEDLPNANELRSVKLPEPEETAESSPEGEDEAQSSAKTTEEAEKQLALSAVSPEARPQTDSENSPDDTTTADQ; this is translated from the coding sequence ATGGAACTCGCAGCCATCATTGAAGCCCTGTTGATTGCGTCAGAAGAGCCTCTCCCCAGCTCCGAACTGGCCCGGCTTATCCGTGCCCGCGTTGCGGAAGCTGAGGACACACTAGCCACAGAGATTGAGGACGGAGCCGCAGCCGAAGGCTCCACTCTGCCTGAGGAACTCGCTAAACTTGCCAACGTCGATGAGAATGCCATTACGGCAAGCATTGTGCAGCTCAATCACAGTTATGAAACCTCAGGTCGGGCCTTTCTCTGTTCCGAACGGGCCAAAGGCTGGAAAATCTACACTCGTCCCGAATATGCCGATTTTGTCCGGCACCTTTTCCCTGGTAGAAAACCGAGCCGTTTGAGCGGCCCCGCCATGGAAACCCTAGCCATCATCGCTTACCGCCAACCGGTCACCAAGGCATCCCTCGAAGCCGTCCGGGGTGTCTCCTGTGATGGAATGCTGCAAAAACTTCTCGATCGCGAACTCGTCAAGGTCGGCGGCCGGGCCGAGCTGCCAGGCCGCCCACTTCTTTATGAAACCACGGATTTGTTTTTTGAGCATTTCGGGATCAAATCGGTCGAGGACTTGCCCAACGCCAACGAGTTAAGGTCCGTCAAACTCCCCGAACCCGAAGAAACTGCTGAATCTTCCCCAGAAGGTGAAGATGAGGCCCAGAGCTCTGCCAAGACAACAGAAGAAGCTGAAAAACAACTTGCTTTGAGTGCCGTTTCCCCGGAAGCAAGACCCCAAACCGATTCTGAAAATTCACCCGACGACACCACCACGGCTGACCAATAA